Genomic window (Pseudomonas sp. L5B5):
AGGTAGCCCAGGCCCTCACTGACCTGCTGCACCAGCGCATCGACCTCCAGGTCGTGCTCGGCCTGCCGGCTGCCGGGCTCGTAGTGGTAGTAGCCGTTGCCGCTTTTCTGACCGAAACGCCCCAGCTCGCACAAGCGATTGTCGACCTGGACCTCTGGCACATCCTGGCCGATGCCACTCAGTTGCCGCGCGCGCCAGCCCAGGTCGACACCCACCACGTCGTACATGCGAAACGGCCCCATGGCAAAACCGAAGGCCTGCAGAGCACCATCCACCTGATAGGGAAAGGCTCCTTCGAGCAGCATCTTGCGGGCCTCGTGCACATAGGTGTTGAGCATGCGATTGCCAATGAAACCGAAGCAGTTGCCAGCCACCACGCTGACCTTGCCCATGCGCTGACCCAGTGCCAGTGCCGCATCCAGTACCGCGGGCGCGGTCTTGGCCGCGCGTACCACTTCCAGCAGTTTCATGATGTGCGCAGGACTGAAGAAGTGCAGGCCCAACACCTGGGGAGCGCGCCGGGTAACCGCAGCAATGGCGTCGATATCCAGGGCAGAAGTGTTGCTGGCCAGGATCGCCGACGGCTTGAGCGTGTCATCCAGCTGACGAAAGATCTGCTGCTTGAGCTCGAGATTCTCATACACGGCCTCGATCACCAGGTCCGCATCGGCCAGCTGTGGATAACCTGGCGCGACGCCGATCCGTGCCAGGCGTGCGTCGGCTTCGGCCTGCTCGAGGCGCCCCTGGCGCACGTGGTGAGCATAGGTTTCGGCCACCGCCGCCAGCGCCTGCTGGAGCATCTGTGGATTGTTGTCCAGCCACAACACCGGCAGGCCGGCGTTGGCCAGGCACATGACGATGCCACGGCCCATGGTGCCGGCACCGATCACTGCGGCGCGCTGAATATCGAAGGCTGTCTGGCTCATGTCGACTCTCTGGTGGTGGATCCCAAGACAGCCACCACCATAGTCAGGCGAACATCATTTTTGAAATTTATTCCTGTGATGCGCAACATTCAGCAAATGGATTTTCACTCGGGCAAATGGGCCGTGCACCACTCCCGCACGGCGCCATAGGGATACTCCTCCAGCGCCGCAAAACCGGCGATGCTCCTGGCCTTGAGCTTGGTGAACAACGGCACGCTGATGCCACACAGGAAACGCGTCAGGCGTTCTGCCCCGGGCACATCGCCGGTGTGCTGCTGGTGCCTGTG
Coding sequences:
- a CDS encoding 3-hydroxyacyl-CoA dehydrogenase, translating into MSQTAFDIQRAAVIGAGTMGRGIVMCLANAGLPVLWLDNNPQMLQQALAAVAETYAHHVRQGRLEQAEADARLARIGVAPGYPQLADADLVIEAVYENLELKQQIFRQLDDTLKPSAILASNTSALDIDAIAAVTRRAPQVLGLHFFSPAHIMKLLEVVRAAKTAPAVLDAALALGQRMGKVSVVAGNCFGFIGNRMLNTYVHEARKMLLEGAFPYQVDGALQAFGFAMGPFRMYDVVGVDLGWRARQLSGIGQDVPEVQVDNRLCELGRFGQKSGNGYYHYEPGSRQAEHDLEVDALVQQVSEGLGYLRRDIGPGEILERCLLALVNEGAKILQEGIAGSAHDIDLVYLNGYGFPRERGGPMSWADSQGLEQVRRRLLELQAGLGGHWRPAKLIEELAAAGKGFAQV